One window of Nocardia sp. NBC_00508 genomic DNA carries:
- the mftA gene encoding mycofactocin precursor MftA (Mycofactocin is a small molecule electron carrier derived from the final two amino acids, Val-Tyr, of MftA, the mycofactocin precursor. It plays a role in redox homeostasis and the metabolism of alcohols and aldehydes in Actinobacteria, including Mycobacterium tuberculosis.) → METAAARSAEEAPLVEESLIEEVSIDGMCGVY, encoded by the coding sequence GTGGAGACCGCCGCCGCACGGTCGGCCGAGGAGGCGCCGCTGGTCGAGGAGAGCCTCATCGAAGAGGTGTCCATCGACGGTATGTGCGGCGTCTACTGA
- the mftF gene encoding mycofactocin biosynthesis glycosyltransferase MftF (Members of this protein family, MftF, are glycosyltransferases, members of PF00535 (glycosyl transferase family 2). The encoding gene is found as part of the mycofactocin cassette, in Mycobacterium tuberculosis, many other Actinobacteria, and occasional members of other lineages. Mycofactocin itself, a putative redox carrier, is a heavily modified derivative of the C-terminal Val-Tyr dipeptide of the mycofactocin precursor MftA (TIGR03969).), which translates to MRHDRLPDGFGVRIDPRVRAYSGGRVLIGGSPARLLRLAPEAAEMIGDGYLEVTGPKSAVVARRLLDSGVANPRPRLLPSPEDVTVIVPLHNNTEGLARLLAALRGHNVIVVDDGSDQPVRIPRNRGTRCRVTVLRHDRKQGPAAARNAGLRAATTDFVAFLDSDVVPRSGWLEVMLGHFSDPGVALVAPRIVALDPESNALARYEHTRSSLDLGRREAAVHSRGLVSYVPSAALLVRRRALLAQGGFDESMHVAEDVDLCWRLERTGWRLRYEPAAHVAHDHRVCFRAWFGRKLFYGTGAAPLGERHAGMVSPLSVPSWTVLAAFLFATTTKWGLLGGIVTLITALARLRRVFAELDNPTRIAAIYLARGFFAGLWRLASAMCRHYWPITLLAMLVSRRIRRIAVTMAIADGLADWFTHRDAGGLDPVRYVAYKRIDDIAYGTGLWLGAFRARSVESLKPTPPR; encoded by the coding sequence ATGCGCCATGATCGCCTGCCCGATGGATTCGGGGTGCGGATCGATCCTCGGGTACGCGCATACTCCGGAGGACGGGTTCTGATCGGCGGTTCGCCAGCCCGGTTGCTGCGGCTTGCCCCGGAGGCTGCCGAGATGATCGGCGACGGGTACCTCGAGGTGACCGGCCCCAAGTCCGCCGTCGTTGCCAGACGGCTGCTCGACTCCGGCGTCGCCAATCCGCGTCCTCGCCTGCTGCCTTCGCCGGAGGACGTCACCGTCATCGTGCCGCTGCACAACAACACCGAGGGATTGGCCCGGCTGCTCGCCGCGCTGCGCGGGCACAACGTCATCGTGGTGGACGATGGCTCCGACCAGCCGGTCCGCATACCGCGCAATCGCGGCACCCGCTGCCGGGTGACGGTGCTGCGGCACGACCGCAAGCAGGGGCCTGCCGCGGCACGCAACGCCGGTTTGCGGGCGGCGACAACCGACTTCGTCGCTTTCCTGGACTCCGACGTGGTGCCGCGCAGCGGCTGGCTGGAGGTGATGCTCGGCCATTTCAGCGACCCCGGGGTGGCGCTGGTCGCGCCGCGGATCGTCGCGCTCGATCCGGAGTCCAACGCACTGGCACGCTACGAGCACACCCGCTCCTCGCTCGATCTCGGCAGACGCGAGGCGGCGGTGCACTCGCGCGGGCTGGTGTCCTACGTCCCGAGCGCGGCGCTGCTGGTGCGCCGCAGGGCGCTGCTGGCCCAGGGTGGCTTCGACGAGTCGATGCACGTCGCCGAGGACGTCGACCTGTGCTGGCGGCTGGAACGGACGGGCTGGCGGCTGCGCTACGAGCCCGCGGCGCACGTGGCGCACGACCACAGGGTCTGCTTCCGCGCCTGGTTCGGCCGGAAGCTGTTCTACGGCACGGGGGCCGCGCCGCTGGGCGAGCGACACGCGGGGATGGTCTCGCCGCTCTCGGTGCCGTCCTGGACCGTGCTGGCCGCGTTCCTGTTCGCCACCACTACCAAGTGGGGACTGCTCGGCGGGATCGTCACCCTGATCACCGCGCTGGCCCGTTTGCGGCGGGTTTTCGCCGAGCTGGACAATCCCACTCGGATCGCGGCGATCTATCTGGCCCGTGGCTTCTTCGCCGGACTGTGGCGCCTCGCCTCGGCCATGTGCAGGCACTACTGGCCGATCACGCTGCTGGCGATGCTCGTGTCCCGGCGGATTCGCCGAATCGCCGTCACGATGGCCATCGCGGACGGCCTCGCCGACTGGTTCACCCATCGCGACGCGGGCGGACTCGATCCCGTCCGATACGTGGCCTACAAGCGGATCGACGACATCGCCTACGGCACCGGCCTGTGGCTCGGCGCCTTCCGCGCCCGCAGCGTGGAATCGCTGAAACCCACCCCACCCCGCTGA
- a CDS encoding SPW repeat domain-containing protein has product MFTESRAQDFLAVVLGIFTALSPIWVDTNNNAMWSLIVLGVLIALTGLAQMARPELAAADYVMGLCGALLFISPWVMDFTEYRAASWTAWVVGVVTVVVAVAALPTVSGRLHDMAPHH; this is encoded by the coding sequence ATGTTCACCGAGAGCCGCGCACAAGATTTCCTGGCTGTCGTGCTCGGGATCTTCACCGCACTGTCACCCATCTGGGTGGACACGAACAACAACGCCATGTGGTCACTGATCGTGCTCGGCGTGCTCATCGCCCTCACCGGCCTCGCACAGATGGCCCGCCCCGAGTTGGCGGCGGCGGACTACGTGATGGGCCTGTGCGGCGCGCTGCTGTTCATTTCCCCCTGGGTCATGGACTTCACCGAGTATCGGGCCGCATCCTGGACCGCATGGGTAGTCGGAGTAGTGACGGTGGTAGTCGCGGTGGCGGCACTGCCGACGGTGTCGGGGCGTCTGCACGACATGGCTCCGCATCACTGA
- the mftC gene encoding mycofactocin radical SAM maturase (MftC is a radical SAM/SPASM enzyme that catalyzes the first two steps in biosynthesis of the electron carrier mycofactocin from the terminal Val-Tyr dipeptide of the precursor peptide MftA.): protein MAPSTSVPSDRAVRLVDRFESGLAAPICLTWELTYACNLSCVHCLSSSGRRDPRELSTEQCKALIDEFERMEVFYVNIGGGEPTVRPDFWELVDYATAHHVGVKFSTNGVRITPEIAARLAASDYVDVQVSLDGADAAVNDAVRGPGSYDMAIRALENLAAAGFRDAKLSVVATRHNIGQLDRFRAIADRYGATLRLTRLRPSGRGADVWDELHPTSDQQRVLYDWLLRNGEGVLTGDSFFHLSAFGQALPGLNMCGAGRVVCLVDPVGDVYACPFAIHDRFRAGNVVTDGGFGAVWRSAELFTELREPSGGGACASCSHYDACRGGCMAAKFFTGLPADGPDPECVQGYGEAALADTTRMIPRSSVDHSRRVAPRVSGRGTGPVPLTLSATRPAAFTPERRPARACDESPLA, encoded by the coding sequence GTGGCGCCGTCGACGAGCGTGCCGTCGGATCGGGCGGTGCGTCTGGTCGACCGCTTCGAATCCGGTCTGGCCGCGCCCATCTGCCTGACCTGGGAACTCACCTACGCCTGCAATCTGTCCTGCGTGCACTGCCTGTCCTCCTCGGGCCGCAGGGACCCGAGGGAACTCAGCACCGAGCAGTGTAAGGCGCTGATCGACGAATTCGAGCGCATGGAGGTGTTCTACGTGAACATCGGCGGCGGCGAGCCCACGGTGCGCCCGGATTTCTGGGAGCTGGTCGACTACGCGACCGCCCACCACGTGGGAGTGAAGTTCTCCACCAACGGGGTCCGGATCACGCCCGAGATCGCGGCCCGGCTGGCGGCCAGCGACTACGTCGACGTGCAGGTGTCGCTGGACGGCGCCGACGCCGCGGTCAACGACGCCGTGCGCGGGCCCGGATCCTACGACATGGCCATTCGCGCGCTGGAAAACCTTGCGGCGGCAGGCTTTCGGGACGCGAAGTTGTCGGTGGTGGCGACCAGGCACAACATCGGGCAGCTCGACCGGTTCCGGGCCATCGCCGACCGGTACGGCGCCACGCTGCGTCTGACCAGACTGCGGCCCTCGGGGCGTGGGGCGGACGTGTGGGACGAACTACACCCGACGTCGGACCAGCAGCGCGTGCTCTACGACTGGCTGCTGCGCAACGGGGAGGGCGTGCTCACCGGCGACTCGTTCTTCCATTTGTCCGCGTTCGGTCAGGCGCTGCCGGGTCTGAACATGTGTGGGGCGGGCCGGGTGGTCTGCCTGGTCGACCCGGTCGGCGACGTCTACGCCTGTCCGTTCGCCATCCACGACCGGTTCCGCGCGGGGAACGTGGTGACCGACGGGGGGTTCGGCGCCGTATGGCGGTCCGCGGAGTTGTTCACCGAGTTGCGCGAGCCCAGCGGCGGTGGCGCGTGCGCGTCGTGCAGTCACTACGACGCCTGCCGGGGCGGGTGTATGGCGGCGAAGTTCTTCACCGGACTCCCCGCCGACGGGCCGGACCCGGAGTGCGTCCAGGGCTACGGCGAGGCGGCGCTGGCCGACACCACGCGGATGATCCCGCGCTCCTCGGTCGACCATTCCCGCCGGGTGGCGCCCCGAGTGAGCGGGCGTGGGACGGGACCGGTCCCGCTGACCCTGAGCGCGACGCGCCCGGCCGCTTTCACGCCCGAACGCCGACCCGCGCGCGCCTGCGACGAGAGTCCGCTGGCGTGA
- a CDS encoding DNA alkylation repair protein: protein MTEVAVSAADVQAALRALANPADAVHLRRFFKTGPGEYGEGDVFIGVRVPASRGVAKRFAGLALDEIDRLLDSAVHEDRFAGLVILNARFAAASKPRVFDEAARTAMVELYLAAVLRGRVNNWDLVDVSAENIVGPWLLDKPRDLLFELAQADSLWERRVALLATFAFIKAGDASTTFALSELLLADRRDLIQKALGWMLREIGKRIGRALLTGFLDRHATAMGRTALSYATEHLPPELRAEYRAR from the coding sequence ATGACCGAGGTGGCGGTGAGCGCGGCGGACGTGCAGGCGGCGCTGCGGGCGCTCGCGAACCCTGCCGATGCGGTGCACTTGCGGCGGTTCTTCAAGACCGGGCCGGGAGAGTACGGCGAGGGTGACGTGTTCATCGGCGTCCGGGTGCCCGCGAGCCGAGGCGTCGCGAAACGCTTCGCGGGGCTTGCGCTCGACGAGATCGATCGGCTGCTCGACAGCGCTGTGCACGAAGACCGCTTCGCCGGGCTGGTCATTCTGAACGCGCGATTCGCCGCGGCGTCCAAGCCGCGCGTTTTCGACGAAGCTGCCCGCACCGCCATGGTGGAGCTCTACCTGGCCGCCGTACTCCGCGGCCGGGTGAACAACTGGGATCTCGTCGACGTGTCGGCCGAGAACATCGTCGGTCCGTGGCTGCTCGACAAACCCCGCGATCTGTTGTTCGAACTGGCACAGGCTGATTCGCTGTGGGAGCGGCGGGTGGCCTTGCTCGCCACGTTCGCGTTCATCAAGGCGGGCGACGCCTCGACCACATTCGCGCTGAGCGAACTATTGCTCGCTGACCGGCGCGACCTGATCCAGAAGGCGCTGGGCTGGATGCTGCGCGAAATCGGCAAGCGCATCGGCCGAGCTCTGCTGACGGGCTTCCTCGACCGTCACGCCACGGCCATGGGGCGTACCGCGTTGAGTTACGCGACCGAGCATCTGCCGCCCGAACTCCGCGCCGAGTACCGCGCTCGATAG
- a CDS encoding NAD(P)/FAD-dependent oxidoreductase: protein MTAPIVIVGAGLAGLRAAEELRRAGYDGELVLVGAETRLPYDRPPLSKQFVRGETDDTTLRPSEFYAEKRIDVRLGAEAVGVDTDARRVRLADGSTLVYDQLIIATGLRPRRLPGLPDLRGVHVLREHADAVALRADLADAATALVVGAGFIGCELAASFRANGVGVVLVEPQATPLASVLGTEVGELVARMHREEGVDLRCRTGLDTLRGDDTGRVRGALLSDGSEIAADLVVIGVGSRPVTEWLSDSGIALAEPSAGGGVLADEVGRTSVAGVWAVGDVAAWLHETGLRKRVEHWTNAGEQAKLLACALFGAEPPTAARVPYFWSDQYEVKIQALGTPNATDDVHIVSDDGRRFLAYYSQAGALTGVVGAGMTAQVMKARAKIAAAAPLRELLAPS from the coding sequence ATGACAGCGCCGATCGTGATCGTCGGAGCCGGCCTCGCCGGCCTGCGCGCCGCGGAGGAACTGCGCCGCGCGGGCTACGACGGTGAGCTGGTGCTCGTCGGTGCCGAGACGCGGTTGCCGTACGACCGTCCGCCGCTGTCCAAGCAGTTCGTGCGCGGCGAAACCGACGACACGACGTTGCGGCCGAGCGAGTTCTACGCCGAGAAGCGCATCGACGTACGCCTGGGCGCCGAAGCCGTCGGCGTCGACACCGACGCGCGCCGCGTCCGTCTGGCCGATGGCAGCACCCTGGTCTACGACCAGCTGATCATCGCCACCGGCCTGCGCCCGCGTCGCCTGCCGGGCTTGCCGGATCTGCGCGGCGTGCACGTGCTGCGCGAGCACGCCGACGCCGTCGCCCTGCGGGCCGATTTGGCCGACGCCGCGACAGCGCTCGTGGTCGGCGCGGGTTTCATCGGCTGCGAACTGGCCGCGAGCTTCCGCGCGAACGGCGTCGGGGTCGTCCTGGTCGAACCGCAGGCGACACCGCTGGCTTCGGTGCTCGGCACAGAGGTCGGCGAACTGGTCGCACGGATGCACCGCGAGGAAGGGGTCGACCTGCGCTGCCGCACGGGCCTCGACACGCTCCGCGGCGATGACACGGGCCGGGTCCGCGGTGCGCTGCTGTCCGATGGCTCCGAGATCGCCGCCGACCTCGTCGTGATCGGGGTCGGCTCGCGGCCGGTGACCGAATGGCTGAGCGACTCCGGAATCGCGCTGGCCGAGCCGTCGGCCGGCGGCGGTGTGCTCGCCGACGAGGTCGGACGCACCTCCGTAGCGGGGGTGTGGGCGGTCGGCGATGTCGCGGCCTGGCTGCACGAGACCGGTTTGCGCAAGCGTGTCGAGCATTGGACCAACGCGGGGGAACAGGCCAAATTGCTCGCCTGCGCGTTGTTCGGGGCCGAACCGCCCACGGCGGCCCGTGTGCCGTACTTCTGGAGCGACCAGTACGAGGTCAAGATCCAGGCCCTCGGCACCCCGAACGCCACCGACGACGTGCACATCGTCTCCGACGACGGCCGCAGATTCCTCGCGTACTACTCCCAGGCGGGCGCCCTCACCGGCGTCGTCGGCGCGGGCATGACCGCCCAGGTGATGAAGGCGCGCGCCAAGATCGCCGCGGCCGCCCCTCTGAGGGAGCTGCTGGCCCCGAGCTGA
- a CDS encoding ferredoxin--NADP reductase, protein MTTVEVPHGSRSVVLRVSAVIAETADTCSLVFDVPDELAEKFRYQPGQFLTLRIPSDRTGSVARCYSLASSPYTDDRPKVTVKRTEGGYGSNWVCDNVKAGDRIEVLPPSGVFTPDDLDDDLLLFGAGSGITPVMSILKSALARGTGRIVLVYANRDHESVIFAGELRELADKHPQRLTVIHWLEYLQGLPTADGLATLVAPYRGYDAFMCGPKPFMDRVHDALAQLGVPRTRTHAEVFNSLAGDPFADQAPVEVSDEEAADAATVQVELDGEVHELKWPRKQTLVDIMLAKGLDVPYSCQEGECGSCACTVLEGKVEMDNAEILDPEDIENGYILGCQAHPVTDHLKIQF, encoded by the coding sequence ATGACCACTGTCGAGGTTCCACATGGCTCGCGCTCGGTCGTGCTGCGCGTGTCCGCGGTGATCGCCGAGACCGCCGACACTTGCTCGCTGGTCTTCGACGTCCCCGACGAACTGGCCGAGAAGTTCCGCTACCAGCCGGGGCAGTTCCTCACATTGCGCATCCCCAGCGACCGGACCGGCTCGGTGGCCCGGTGCTATTCGCTGGCCAGCTCGCCGTACACCGACGACCGCCCGAAGGTCACCGTCAAGCGGACCGAGGGCGGCTATGGGTCGAACTGGGTGTGCGACAACGTGAAAGCGGGCGACCGGATCGAAGTGCTGCCGCCCTCGGGCGTCTTCACGCCCGATGATCTGGACGACGATCTGCTGCTGTTCGGCGCGGGCAGCGGCATCACACCGGTGATGTCCATCCTGAAATCGGCGCTGGCGCGCGGCACGGGCCGCATCGTGCTCGTCTACGCCAACCGCGACCACGAATCGGTGATCTTCGCCGGTGAGCTGCGCGAACTGGCGGACAAGCACCCGCAGCGGCTCACCGTGATCCACTGGCTGGAGTACCTGCAGGGGTTGCCGACAGCCGATGGGCTGGCCACCCTCGTCGCGCCGTATCGCGGCTACGACGCGTTCATGTGTGGGCCGAAGCCGTTCATGGACCGGGTGCACGACGCACTCGCGCAGCTGGGCGTGCCGCGGACGCGCACGCACGCGGAGGTGTTCAATTCCCTTGCCGGAGACCCCTTCGCCGACCAGGCGCCGGTCGAGGTGTCCGATGAGGAGGCCGCCGACGCGGCGACCGTCCAGGTGGAACTCGACGGCGAGGTGCACGAGCTGAAGTGGCCGCGCAAGCAGACGCTGGTGGACATCATGCTGGCCAAGGGCCTGGACGTGCCGTATTCCTGCCAAGAAGGCGAATGCGGGTCGTGCGCGTGCACGGTTCTGGAGGGCAAGGTCGAGATGGACAATGCCGAGATCCTCGATCCCGAAGACATCGAGAACGGCTATATCCTCGGCTGCCAGGCGCACCCGGTGACCGATCACCTGAAGATCCAATTCTGA
- the mftR2 gene encoding mycofactocin system transcriptional regulator MftR2 translates to MRNHGGPGSTTNQTLSESEIVEAALRVVREDGVEKLSMRRLSRELGVSPMAPYYYVADKRELLDLVASAALTGVRTPPPEAGAWQHRLRDLVDQIDEKLRKHPGLGDILIEQMLGKQLDLIAAIMDILADAGFDDRNVLAAYATIHTYLFGRSRVNPRDRSAPADVTLPPVVERATRHIGDLRGRYSYEFGMDVLIAGLEAQLVRQATTDVR, encoded by the coding sequence TTGCGTAATCACGGAGGGCCCGGGAGCACCACGAATCAAACACTGTCGGAGTCCGAGATCGTCGAGGCCGCACTGCGAGTGGTCCGCGAGGACGGCGTGGAAAAGCTGTCGATGCGACGACTTTCCCGCGAACTCGGTGTCTCGCCGATGGCGCCGTACTATTACGTCGCCGACAAGCGGGAGTTGCTCGACCTCGTCGCCAGCGCGGCGCTCACCGGAGTCCGTACGCCACCGCCCGAAGCCGGGGCGTGGCAGCACCGGCTGCGCGACCTCGTCGACCAAATCGACGAGAAGCTGCGCAAACACCCCGGTCTCGGCGACATCCTGATCGAGCAGATGCTCGGCAAACAGCTGGACCTGATCGCCGCGATCATGGACATCCTGGCCGACGCGGGGTTCGACGACCGCAACGTGCTCGCCGCCTACGCAACCATCCACACCTACCTCTTCGGCCGTAGCCGGGTGAACCCGAGGGACCGCTCCGCACCCGCCGACGTCACCTTGCCCCCGGTCGTCGAGCGGGCCACCCGGCATATCGGCGACCTGCGCGGGCGGTACTCCTACGAGTTCGGCATGGACGTGCTGATCGCCGGTCTGGAAGCCCAGCTTGTCCGGCAGGCGACCACCGACGTACGATGA
- a CDS encoding glutamate racemase yields MIVALIDSGLGLLPTSAWLRKLRPDVDLLLQLDPDGAPWGPKPEDWVVERVVDAARTSLRSGAEVIVLPCNTASVTALEHVRAEVGPDVPVIGTVPAIKPAAAVCRSVAVWATAATTASRYQADLIAKFGGDAEVIGVACHGLADAIDRGDLAAAHAAIAGAAARTPAGVAGVVLGCTHYPLVTDAIVAALPDGVRLFDSAQAVAAQTIRRIEALGRPSAGNGEVRVLNSGRPGALPASAAAFESGRILGARN; encoded by the coding sequence GTGATCGTCGCGCTCATCGACTCGGGTCTGGGGTTGCTCCCCACCTCCGCTTGGCTGCGTAAGTTGCGGCCGGATGTGGATCTGCTCCTGCAGTTGGACCCCGACGGCGCGCCGTGGGGGCCGAAGCCGGAGGACTGGGTGGTCGAGCGGGTGGTGGACGCCGCGCGGACATCCCTCCGATCGGGCGCCGAGGTGATCGTCCTGCCGTGCAACACCGCCAGCGTCACGGCGCTGGAGCACGTCCGTGCGGAAGTCGGGCCCGATGTTCCGGTGATCGGCACCGTGCCCGCGATCAAGCCCGCGGCCGCCGTGTGCCGCTCGGTGGCGGTCTGGGCCACCGCCGCGACCACGGCGAGCCGGTACCAGGCCGATCTGATTGCGAAGTTCGGCGGCGATGCCGAGGTGATCGGCGTCGCATGCCACGGGCTGGCGGACGCGATCGATCGTGGCGACTTGGCGGCCGCCCACGCCGCGATCGCCGGCGCCGCCGCGCGGACTCCGGCGGGCGTGGCGGGCGTGGTGCTCGGCTGCACGCACTATCCGCTGGTGACCGACGCGATCGTGGCCGCGCTCCCGGACGGTGTGCGCCTCTTCGACAGTGCGCAAGCCGTTGCCGCGCAGACCATTCGGCGCATCGAGGCCCTTGGCCGCCCGAGCGCCGGGAATGGCGAGGTCCGGGTGCTGAACAGCGGCAGGCCCGGCGCGCTGCCCGCCAGCGCGGCGGCTTTCGAATCGGGCCGCATTCTGGGCGCGCGGAACTGA
- a CDS encoding TetR/AcrR family transcriptional regulator, whose product MPRTRRAGRRRSAKVDGDARQLILDAAEKLFAAQGFDATATASIAAAAGVPKGLVFYYFPTKDSILSALMSERVPTQPIDDIGTVVAPGDPATSLVNLDAALNLRDHHSSVLRVIMWREADTHPDVRRQLRRLRDQMLDVTAKVLQASAPAPVGPGTLRACAAAWVSAMFAIASTDRLHALDGVPLPTADEVLNIARVVAAGMAQLG is encoded by the coding sequence ATGCCGAGAACCCGGCGCGCCGGGCGTCGCCGTAGCGCGAAAGTCGACGGCGACGCGCGGCAGCTCATCCTCGATGCCGCGGAAAAGCTCTTCGCGGCACAGGGATTCGACGCGACCGCGACGGCGTCCATCGCCGCCGCGGCCGGCGTCCCCAAAGGACTCGTCTTCTACTACTTCCCGACCAAGGATTCGATTCTCTCCGCGCTGATGTCCGAGCGAGTGCCCACGCAGCCGATCGATGACATCGGAACCGTGGTGGCGCCGGGCGATCCCGCGACGAGCCTGGTCAATCTGGATGCCGCCCTGAACCTGCGCGACCATCACTCGTCGGTGCTGCGGGTGATCATGTGGCGGGAGGCCGATACCCATCCCGACGTGCGCCGCCAACTGCGTCGCCTGCGCGACCAAATGCTGGACGTCACCGCCAAGGTGCTCCAAGCGAGTGCGCCGGCCCCGGTCGGCCCCGGCACCCTGCGCGCGTGCGCCGCGGCGTGGGTCTCGGCGATGTTCGCCATCGCCAGCACCGACCGACTGCACGCGCTCGACGGCGTCCCGCTCCCCACCGCCGATGAAGTGCTCAACATCGCACGCGTAGTCGCGGCTGGGATGGCTCAGCTGGGCTGA
- the mftG gene encoding mycofactocin dehydrogenase MftG, producing MADTLIVGGGTAGSVLAARLSADPAHTVRVIEAGQLWDDPAAVPAELLDATAMPLRPGAEWLWHYEVVLADDPPVPATIVRGKVIGGSGAINGGYFVRATVADFDAWSRALGGSATWSFDAVLPMFCRTERDLDFGDRPWHGDRGPVPLLRTKNPAPISAAFTAACLDAGFAAVPDLNAPDSGDGVGVVPCNCDRGRRTGTALGYLLPALSRPNLSVAPRTYATRIRFDGTRAIGVDCVREGKADTEWADRVVLSAGAIESAVLLLRSGVGDPEQLRALGIPVVHAAPVGAGFTDHPEIGISYQLDLSGPQTVPLESVLEVDDIEIRPYAVSFTPGVRRLGVALMRPRSSGVLCLRSAHPADAPLIDYRYLAEEEDRARLRDAVSTASDLLRRMNARSVDPIPARAHLDPWLRANLATSQHLSGTCPMGRETDSAAVVDEMCRVRGVTGLSIVDLSVVPVPLGRGPQATVVMLAEKVAAHLTS from the coding sequence ATGGCTGACACACTTATCGTCGGGGGCGGTACCGCCGGGAGTGTCCTGGCGGCGCGGCTGAGCGCGGATCCGGCGCACACAGTGCGGGTGATCGAGGCGGGGCAGCTGTGGGACGATCCCGCCGCCGTCCCCGCCGAATTGCTCGACGCCACCGCGATGCCACTGCGTCCAGGGGCGGAGTGGTTGTGGCACTACGAAGTCGTCCTCGCCGACGATCCGCCGGTGCCGGCGACCATCGTGCGCGGCAAGGTGATCGGCGGCTCGGGAGCGATCAACGGCGGCTATTTCGTCCGGGCCACGGTAGCGGACTTCGACGCGTGGAGCCGGGCGCTGGGCGGCTCGGCGACCTGGTCGTTCGACGCCGTGCTGCCGATGTTCTGCCGCACCGAGCGTGACCTGGATTTCGGCGATCGCCCGTGGCACGGTGACCGCGGCCCGGTTCCGCTGCTCCGCACGAAGAATCCGGCTCCGATCAGCGCGGCGTTCACCGCGGCGTGCCTGGACGCCGGGTTCGCCGCGGTGCCCGATCTCAACGCGCCGGACAGCGGCGACGGCGTCGGCGTGGTGCCGTGCAATTGTGACCGGGGCAGGCGGACCGGTACGGCGCTCGGCTACCTGTTGCCCGCGCTGTCCCGCCCGAACCTGAGCGTCGCGCCGCGCACGTATGCCACCCGCATCCGCTTCGACGGGACGCGGGCGATCGGAGTGGACTGCGTTCGCGAGGGCAAGGCCGATACCGAGTGGGCGGACCGCGTCGTACTCAGCGCCGGTGCGATCGAGTCGGCCGTCCTGCTGCTGCGTTCCGGTGTCGGCGACCCGGAACAGCTTCGCGCACTGGGCATTCCGGTGGTGCACGCGGCGCCGGTCGGAGCCGGGTTCACCGACCATCCCGAGATCGGCATCTCCTACCAGCTCGACCTGTCCGGGCCGCAGACCGTTCCGCTGGAATCCGTGCTGGAGGTCGACGATATCGAGATCCGGCCGTACGCCGTGTCGTTCACGCCGGGTGTGCGGAGGCTCGGTGTCGCGCTGATGCGCCCCCGATCCTCCGGCGTGCTGTGCCTGCGCTCGGCTCATCCCGCGGACGCGCCGCTGATCGACTACCGCTATCTCGCCGAGGAGGAAGACCGCGCCCGCCTGCGTGACGCGGTGTCGACCGCCAGTGACTTGCTGCGTCGAATGAACGCGCGCTCCGTCGATCCGATTCCGGCACGCGCGCATCTCGACCCCTGGCTACGTGCGAATCTGGCCACTTCACAACATTTATCCGGGACCTGTCCGATGGGACGCGAGACCGATTCGGCCGCCGTGGTGGACGAGATGTGCCGAGTCCGTGGCGTGACGGGACTGTCCATTGTGGATCTCTCCGTCGTGCCCGTACCGCTGGGACGCGGACCGCAAGCCACGGTGGTGATGCTCGCGGAAAAAGTGGCCGCGCACCTCACCTCGTAG